From the genome of Paracidovorax avenae:
GAGGGCAAGGAGCGACTGGGCCAGGACCACCGCACGCTGGTAGCGGTCCACGTCCGCGACGCTGCGGGCCGAGCCGCCCATTGCGCGATAGAGCATGCCCATGGCAAGCGCCATGATGGCGAACGCCACCAGCAGTTCCAGCAGGGTGAGACCCTGCTGGCCACGACGCCTGGGCCCGGTCATCGGGTCAGCGCCTCTTGCGTCACCCGGCCGGAAAGCCAGTCCACGCGCAGGCGCGTGCCCACACCGGGCGCCCGGAGGATCTCGATGCTGCCGCCCGTGGCACCTCCACTGGGCAAAAAGCGGATGGATGCCCGGCTTTGCGGATCCAGTTCGGAGCTGGCCACGATGGCCCGCAGCTGCAGTGGCTCGGGCAAGGGCTTCATGGCAGCGCCCACCCCGTAGAGGCGGTTGCGGAGATCGACCGAGAAGCGCACCTCGCGGCCTTCGGCCATGGCATGGAAGCGGGCGGAGCGCATCTGGCTGGACATGGTGCGGACCGCGTCGCGGTAGGACGAGGCTTCGCGCAGCCGCTCGAAGGCGAGCGGCGTGAGGCCCACCACGAGCGCCATGATGGCGAAGACGACCAGCAACTCAACCAGCGTGAAGCCGCGCTCGCGCCGCATGGCCAAACGGCAGGAAGCCGGAAACGTCAGGGTTTGTTGCGGATGTCGGCCGCTTCGCCTTCTCCGCCCGGTGCGCCGTCCGCGCCCAGCGAGAGGATCTCGATGCCGCCGTTGGGACCGGGACTGGCGTAGCGGTACGGGTGACCCCACGGGTCCGTAGGTACACCGCCCTTGAGGTAGGGGCCAGCCCAGCCGTTCACGGACCCTGGACGCGTGACGAGGGCATTCAGGCCTTCTTCCGTGGTGGGATAGCGGCCGACATCGAGCTTGAAGAGTTCCAGCGACTTGTCCAGGTCGGCGATCTGCACAGCGGCCGTCTTGGCCTTGGCGCCGCCGAGCTGGCCCAGCACGCGAGGGCCGACCAGGCCGGCGAGCAGCGTCAGGATGGCCAGCACGACCAGCAGTTCGATCAGGGTGAAGCCGCGGGAGGATTTGCGTTGCATGGGCGAGCCACAGGAGCGGCGGTCAACGATGTGCGCCATGGAAGAGGACTCCTTGGACAAACGAAAATTATACGGCGAGGTCATTGATGGACAGGATCCCGAGAAGGATGGACACGATGATGGCGGCGATCAGCACGCCCAGGACCAGGATGAGCACGGGCTCGACCAGGGTGAGAAGGCGTTTGATACCGGTTTCGACCTCGCGGTTCAATATGTTGGACAGCTCGAGCATCATCTGGCCGATGCGCCCCGTCTCCTCCCCCACCCGGATCAGGTTGACCGCGATGGGCTCGAAGATGCCGGTGGCGGTGATGGCCTGCACCACCTTCCCGCCCTCCTTCACGATGGGCGCCACCTTGG
Proteins encoded in this window:
- a CDS encoding GspH/FimT family pseudopilin encodes the protein MRRERGFTLVELLVVFAIMALVVGLTPLAFERLREASSYRDAVRTMSSQMRSARFHAMAEGREVRFSVDLRNRLYGVGAAMKPLPEPLQLRAIVASSELDPQSRASIRFLPSGGATGGSIEILRAPGVGTRLRVDWLSGRVTQEALTR
- the gspG gene encoding type II secretion system major pseudopilin GspG translates to MAHIVDRRSCGSPMQRKSSRGFTLIELLVVLAILTLLAGLVGPRVLGQLGGAKAKTAAVQIADLDKSLELFKLDVGRYPTTEEGLNALVTRPGSVNGWAGPYLKGGVPTDPWGHPYRYASPGPNGGIEILSLGADGAPGGEGEAADIRNKP